In Lepus europaeus isolate LE1 chromosome 8, mLepTim1.pri, whole genome shotgun sequence, a single genomic region encodes these proteins:
- the NAA11 gene encoding N-alpha-acetyltransferase 11, translating to MNIRNARPEDLMNMQHCNLLCLPENYQMKYYFYHGLSWPQLSYIAEDEDGKIVGYVLAKMEEDPDDVPHGHITSLAVKRSHRRLGLAQKLMDQASRAMIESFSAKYVSLHVRKSNRAALHLYSDTLNFQVSEVEPKYYADGEDAYAMKRDLSQMADVLRQQPEPKEKGGCVLLCSAESQDSQDSVLPGSADACQQENAAAAASGSASKEPSTDVQSSSEDFNSTSWSLPEVWSPL from the coding sequence ATGAATATCCGCAACGCTCGGCCGGAGGACCTGATGAACATGCAGCACTGCAACCTGCTCTGCCTGCCTGAGAACTACCAGATGAAATACTATTTCTACCATGGCCTTTCCTGGCCGCAGCTCTCCTACATCGCCGAGGACGAGGACGGGAAGATTGTGGGCTACGTCCTGGCCAAAATGGAGGAGGATCCAGACGACGTCCCGCATGGACACATCACCTCTCTGGCCGTGAAGCGCTCGCACCGgcgcctcggcctggcccagaagcTAATGGACCAGGCCTCCCGGGCCATGATAGAGAGCTTTAGCGCCAAGTACGTGTCCCTGCACGTCAGGAAGAGTAACCGCGCGGCCTTGCACCTCTACTCTGACACCCTCAACTTTCAGGTTAGTGAGGTGGAACCCAAATATTATGCCGATGGGGAAGATGCCTACGCTATGAAGCGGGATCTCTCGCAGATGGCAGACGTGCTCAGACAGCAGCCGGAGCCGAAGGAGAAGGGCGGGTGTGTGCTGCTCTGCTCCGCGGAGAGCCAGGACAGCCAGGACAGCGTGCTTCCTGGGTCGGCAGACGCCTGCCAGCAGGAGAACGCGGCTGCTGCTGCCAGTGGCAGCGCCAGCAAGGAACCCAGCACTGACGTCCAGAGCAGCTCAGAGGACTTCAATTCCACCTCCTGGAGCCTGCCTGAGGTATGGTCTCCTCTCTGA